Proteins from one Candidatus Atribacteria bacterium genomic window:
- a CDS encoding transporter, translating into MLPGLTATMGVALMTTLTYKFNTDHAVLILICMYIGAIFGGSRTAILINIPGTPANAATTVDGNPLARQGRAGEAMGIATTGSFLGSLFGMIMLAVFTPIIGNAALNFYSFEYFWLTIFGIIICGTLTAPKDPLKGWIAGFFGLFVATIGMEGMHAYRRFTFGNVDLGGGIALLPAMIGVFGFSEVLMTMKQPAIKIVSRKIEKVIPYPREILKYWRTIIRSGFIGTVIGAIPGVGEDIGAWVSYDFAKKASKQPEKYGKGSIEGLLAAETGNNAAVAGAIIPVLSLAIPGSAPAAVLLGAMIIHGIRPGPLLMIEHPDFVIQVVAMFFLATCAMFILGLMLIRVFIKILLIPRERLMPVIFSLCVIGAYALSSRIFDIWIMAVFGLIGYAMKEMDYPVAPAVLGIILGDLLDKNLRRSLILTKGDIIPLFTRPISFVLVLLIIFTIVSRTKWFEQTTSFFKNRLRLFLRGRIH; encoded by the coding sequence ATGCTTCCAGGGCTAACAGCCACGATGGGTGTTGCTTTAATGACCACCCTTACTTATAAGTTTAACACTGACCATGCTGTTTTAATTTTAATTTGTATGTATATAGGGGCAATTTTTGGGGGGAGCCGAACTGCAATTTTAATTAATATTCCAGGGACGCCGGCTAATGCAGCTACTACAGTAGATGGAAATCCACTAGCACGACAGGGAAGAGCTGGAGAAGCCATGGGAATAGCTACTACTGGTTCTTTTCTTGGTTCATTATTTGGAATGATCATGTTAGCTGTTTTTACTCCAATTATTGGAAATGCTGCTCTTAATTTCTATTCATTTGAATATTTTTGGTTAACGATCTTTGGGATCATTATTTGTGGAACATTAACTGCCCCTAAAGATCCTTTGAAAGGTTGGATCGCAGGGTTTTTTGGTTTATTTGTGGCTACCATTGGCATGGAAGGAATGCATGCCTACCGCCGTTTTACTTTCGGTAACGTTGATTTAGGAGGAGGTATCGCTTTATTGCCGGCAATGATAGGAGTTTTTGGATTTTCTGAGGTACTAATGACCATGAAGCAGCCGGCGATAAAAATAGTGAGCAGAAAAATTGAAAAAGTAATCCCCTACCCTCGAGAGATTTTGAAATATTGGAGAACTATTATTCGCTCAGGATTCATTGGAACAGTCATTGGAGCAATTCCCGGTGTGGGAGAAGATATTGGTGCATGGGTTTCCTATGATTTTGCTAAAAAAGCAAGTAAACAACCCGAAAAATATGGGAAAGGAAGTATTGAAGGTTTACTGGCAGCCGAAACAGGAAATAATGCTGCTGTAGCAGGCGCAATAATACCTGTGTTATCATTAGCTATTCCCGGTTCTGCACCGGCAGCAGTTCTTTTGGGAGCAATGATAATTCATGGGATACGTCCAGGGCCATTGTTGATGATTGAGCATCCTGATTTTGTAATTCAGGTGGTAGCAATGTTCTTTCTGGCCACTTGTGCTATGTTTATTTTGGGATTAATGTTAATAAGAGTTTTTATTAAGATCCTTTTAATTCCTCGAGAACGACTAATGCCTGTTATTTTTTCTCTATGTGTTATTGGTGCTTATGCATTATCATCGAGAATCTTCGATATATGGATAATGGCGGTATTTGGTTTGATCGGATATGCTATGAAGGAAATGGATTATCCAGTAGCTCCTGCTGTTTTAGGAATTATTCTAGGAGACTTACTTGATAAAAATTTAAGAAGGAGTTTAATTTTAACCAAAGGGGATATTATTCCCTTGTTTACTCGCCCTATTTCATTTGTTTTAGTCTTATTAATTATATTTACTATTGTTAGCCGAACGAAATGGTTTGAGCAAACTACCAGTTTTTTCAAAAATCGTTTAAGACTATTTTTAAGAGGAAGGATTCATTAA